CATAACAGAAACTAAGTCACGAATTGAAATCATGCGCAGTTTGCCGAATGTAGCTGCAAACAAATTGAAATAAATAATGGTGTATTTTAGGTAAGAGAGCTGAACGTCTATAGATGTTCAGCTCTTTTGTCTATCTATACAAATTTGAATAAAATTAGAATGAT
The Mammaliicoccus sp. Dog046 genome window above contains:
- a CDS encoding Lmo0850 family protein is translated as MNEPKSKVKNVVKLLSSLGVNITETKSRIEIMRSLPNVAANKLK